The Xyrauchen texanus isolate HMW12.3.18 chromosome 42, RBS_HiC_50CHRs, whole genome shotgun sequence genome includes the window GGCATGCGTGAATCAGCCTCTAACTCGGACACAGACTTCTATCCGGACAACAGCGAGCGTCTGTACGACCTGAACCTTCCTGCCCTTGTAAAATTCAGCTACACAGCCGAGCGAGAAGATGAGTTGTCGCTGGTTAAGGGCACGAGGGTCATAGTTATGGAGAAGTGTAGTGATGGCTGGTGGAGGGGGAGCTACAATGGTCGTTCAGGATGGTTCCCGTCCAACTATGTGATGGAGGATGCTGATGGATCGGCAAGCAATGACTCTGCTGGTCTGTCAGAGAAATTAGCTGCTGTTGTTCATAGCGCAAATGGCAATCGAGTCCTGCACACAGTACAGGCACTCTACCCGTTCAGCTCAGGCAATGATGAAGAGCTTAATTTCGAGAAGGGGGAGGTAATGGATGTTGTAGAGAAGCCAGAAAATGATCCAGAGTGGTGGAAGTGTCGCAAAGCCGATGGGCAGATGGGACTCGTGCCGAAGAACTACGTCACTGTTCTGCAGGAATCACACAACTCGGCTAGCATGGCCGGGCCGCCCACACCTGACTGTGACTACATTGTGCCTTCATCCAGTGGACGTTTCGCAGGCAAGCAGTGGTACTATGGGAAGGTGACGCGTCATCAGGCAGAGGTGGCACTCAACCAGAGGGGCACAGAGGGAGACTTTCTTATACGGGACAGTGAGTCCTCAGTAAGTGAAGACAAAATGATGATTCTTTCCTCATTTGAGAGAAACCCTTCAGAAACTTCATACTAGGTCAAAGTGTAAAGATTGTGACTTTTTTTAGTGGATTGGGCTGTGAATGTCAGttcaattaacttttttaaaagCTTATGCAATAGCTCTGTTCCCaacacctagtgagctgcctacgtaGACCGCATGTTAAACATACCTACGCAAGGATGTGAAAGCAACAGCTTCTAGCTACTTGTTTTAATCTGTCATTGTATTCTGACTGCAGTTCATAAGGCCATTGAAGTACGCATACATACTGTTGCTGGTGCTGTTTGTcttattttaacaaagcaaataggCATCAGACTGTTAAAATTTGCGCATTAGTATTGGATGTCATTACCAATCGGACTATAGGCTAATTTAAAaggttagttaacccaaaaataaaaaacacaatcggagttatatcaaaaaatatcctggctcgtACCTtagaatggtaccttagattttgaagcccaaaaaagcacatccatacggctccagggggttaataaagttCTGAACTGAACGATGCATTtat containing:
- the LOC127634982 gene encoding cytoplasmic protein NCK1-like isoform X2, translated to MDMANLFKQIFRIGKVKRKTGMRESASNSDTDFYPDNSERLYDLNLPALVKFSYTAEREDELSLVKGTRVIVMEKCSDGWWRGSYNGRSGWFPSNYVMEDADGSASNDSAGLSEKLAAVVHSANGNRVLHTVQALYPFSSGNDEELNFEKGEVMDVVEKPENDPEWWKCRKADGQMGLVPKNYVTVLQESHNSASMAGPPTPDCDYIVPSSSGRFAGKQWYYGKVTRHQAEVALNQRGTEGDFLIRDSESSPNDFSISLKAQSKNKHFKVQLKDTMYCIGQRKFNSMEELVEHYKKAPIFTSEQGDKLYLIKALAAS
- the LOC127634982 gene encoding cytoplasmic protein NCK1-like isoform X1 — encoded protein: MTEEVIVIAKFDYMAQQDQELDIKKNERLWLLDDSKSWWHVRNATNKTGFVPSNYVERKNSARKGSIVKNLKDTLGIGKVKRKTGMRESASNSDTDFYPDNSERLYDLNLPALVKFSYTAEREDELSLVKGTRVIVMEKCSDGWWRGSYNGRSGWFPSNYVMEDADGSASNDSAGLSEKLAAVVHSANGNRVLHTVQALYPFSSGNDEELNFEKGEVMDVVEKPENDPEWWKCRKADGQMGLVPKNYVTVLQESHNSASMAGPPTPDCDYIVPSSSGRFAGKQWYYGKVTRHQAEVALNQRGTEGDFLIRDSESSPNDFSISLKAQSKNKHFKVQLKDTMYCIGQRKFNSMEELVEHYKKAPIFTSEQGDKLYLIKALAAS